The following proteins come from a genomic window of Heyndrickxia acidicola:
- a CDS encoding endonuclease domain-containing protein, which translates to MAVIEYFVFFGILLLGIIFSFKIKKSPAVYSEVQVQRLKCESPIETRLYNSLVFNGYYVQTQVKCGPYRIDITIPGLNLAIECDGKEFHSSPEQKLHDRKKDAYLRKHGWKVIRFTGRQINRDMPKILTRIGNMSK; encoded by the coding sequence ATGGCGGTAATAGAGTATTTTGTATTTTTCGGTATCTTACTTTTAGGCATTATCTTTAGTTTTAAAATAAAGAAATCCCCCGCGGTTTATAGTGAAGTACAAGTCCAGCGTCTTAAGTGCGAAAGTCCGATAGAGACACGACTATATAATTCTTTGGTATTTAACGGTTATTATGTACAAACACAAGTAAAATGCGGACCCTATCGCATTGATATAACGATTCCAGGTCTTAATTTAGCAATTGAGTGCGACGGTAAAGAATTCCACAGTTCACCTGAACAAAAACTCCACGATAGAAAAAAAGACGCATATTTACGAAAGCACGGATGGAAAGTTATCCGATTTACCGGACGACAAATAAACCGTGACATGCCTAAAATTTTAACTCGAATTGGAAACATGAGTAAGTAA
- a CDS encoding tyrosine-type recombinase/integrase yields the protein MRKGRKHKALKSGVRETASNLDDLFRTFIEIKKAEGRAPRTLGQYEDNYGYFTTYLDVKGIKRYVSEITKEVIRNYITYMRDELVKFEGHRFKTKESMTKGLAPSSINTRLKTLRVIFKCLLEEDLIDYDPTQGVKNVSEPQENIEILSAEELKKLLKVPNTRYYPDFRDYVLMHLLIDGMMRISEALGLTVNDFDFHNRTVIIPAGIAKNRKSRVVPLEQRTMRLVKELYEENRVDFDNEYLFLTNYGEPMGRDRFGKRLKDFAIQAGITKNVHPHLFRHTSATLFLEAGGDLRHLQMILGHSDLRVIIRYTHLSSQALKNQHDLYSPIKEVSEKLNRPRKIKR from the coding sequence ATGCGTAAAGGTCGAAAACATAAGGCGCTAAAATCTGGAGTTAGAGAGACGGCGTCTAATCTCGATGACTTGTTCCGTACATTTATCGAGATAAAGAAAGCGGAAGGGCGTGCACCTAGAACGCTAGGTCAATACGAAGATAATTACGGTTATTTTACTACTTATCTGGATGTAAAAGGTATCAAACGTTATGTATCGGAAATCACAAAGGAAGTTATCCGGAATTATATTACATATATGCGGGATGAGCTTGTGAAATTCGAGGGTCACCGGTTTAAAACGAAGGAATCGATGACGAAAGGACTGGCCCCTAGCTCTATTAATACTCGCTTGAAAACGCTTAGGGTAATTTTTAAATGCTTACTAGAAGAGGATCTAATAGATTACGATCCAACGCAGGGTGTAAAAAACGTTAGTGAGCCACAAGAAAATATAGAAATTTTATCTGCAGAAGAGTTGAAAAAACTTTTAAAGGTTCCTAATACTCGGTATTATCCGGATTTTAGGGATTACGTTTTAATGCACCTTCTAATAGACGGAATGATGCGTATAAGTGAGGCGCTTGGACTAACAGTAAATGATTTTGATTTCCACAATAGAACCGTCATTATTCCGGCAGGTATAGCAAAAAACAGAAAGAGTAGGGTAGTACCACTGGAACAAAGGACAATGCGGCTAGTTAAAGAATTATACGAAGAAAATCGGGTGGATTTTGATAATGAATATCTGTTCTTAACTAATTATGGAGAACCAATGGGCCGTGATAGGTTTGGCAAAAGACTAAAAGACTTTGCTATTCAGGCGGGGATTACAAAAAATGTCCATCCGCACTTATTTAGACACACTTCCGCTACACTGTTTTTGGAAGCGGGAGGGGATTTGAGGCATTTGCAAATGATACTAGGACACTCTGATTTGCGTGTAATAATCCGGTACACACACTTGTCCTCTCAAGCATTAAAAAATCAACACGATCTCTATTCGCCAATAAAAGAAGTAAGTGAAAAACTTAATAGACCTAGAAAAATTAAAAGATAA